DNA from Paraburkholderia sp. BL10I2N1:
CGAAGCGCGTCGGCCTGATCAGGTTGCGGGTTTCGAACATGAAGGCCATCGTGTCGCCGACCTTGTGCGGCTTCGACGTGTCGCCGTGCGACGCCTTCTCGAACGTCTCCGCGTCGGGACCATGCCCCGACATGCAGTTGTGCAGGCTCGCGCCGCCCGGCAAGAAACCTTCGGCCTTGGCGTCGTACACACCGTGCACGAGGCCCAGGAACTCGCTCGCGACATTGCGGTGAAACCAGGGTGGGCGGAACGTATCTTCGGCGGCAAGCCAGCGCGGCGGGAAGATCACGAAGTCGAGCGTATCAACGCCCGGCGTGTCGCTTTGCGCCTGCAGCACCAGGAAGATCGACGGATCAGGATGATCGAAGCTGATCGAGCCGATCGTGTTGAAGCGGCGCAGGTCGTATTTGTATGGCGCGTAGTTGCCGTGCCAGGCGACCACATCGAGCGGCGAATGGCCGATATCCGCGCGCCACAGGTGGCCGTTCATTTTCGCCACCAGTTCGAACGCGCCCTCGTGATCTTCGTAGGCAGCATGCGGCGTGAGGAAATCGCGCGGATTGGCGAGGCCGTTCGAGCCGATCGGCCCGAGATCCGGCAGGCGCAACTGCGCGCCGAAGTTCTCGCAGATATAGCCGCGCGCCGCGCCGTCCGGCAGCGCGACCGAGAAGCGCACGCCGCGCGGAATGACGGCGATCTCGAAGGGTTCGATATCGAGGCGGCCGAGTTCGGTTGCGATATGGAGACGCCCGTCCTGCGGCACGATCAGCAGTTCGCCGTCGGCCGTGTAGAAAAAGCGGTCTTTCATCGACCGGTTCGCAGCGTACAGATGAATCGCGCAGCCGTTCATCGCTTCTGCCGAGCCGTTGCCGGCCATCGTCACCCAGCCGTCGATGAAATCAGTCGGCTCCACAGGCATCGGCAACGGGTCCCAGCGCAGCTGGTTGGGCGGCGTCGGCGGCATGTCGGCGAAATTCGCCACCAGCTGGTGCGACGGTATCGGCGTGAACGGCGGATGCACGGCCGCCGGGCGGATGCGGTACAGCCACGAGCGGCGGTTGTGGCCGCGCGGCGCAGTGAACGCCGTGCCCGAGAGCTG
Protein-coding regions in this window:
- the hmgA gene encoding homogentisate 1,2-dioxygenase, translating into MNNTSTRHEIELGYQSGFGNEFATEALPGALPRGRNSPQRAAYGLYAEQLSGTAFTAPRGHNRRSWLYRIRPAAVHPPFTPIPSHQLVANFADMPPTPPNQLRWDPLPMPVEPTDFIDGWVTMAGNGSAEAMNGCAIHLYAANRSMKDRFFYTADGELLIVPQDGRLHIATELGRLDIEPFEIAVIPRGVRFSVALPDGAARGYICENFGAQLRLPDLGPIGSNGLANPRDFLTPHAAYEDHEGAFELVAKMNGHLWRADIGHSPLDVVAWHGNYAPYKYDLRRFNTIGSISFDHPDPSIFLVLQAQSDTPGVDTLDFVIFPPRWLAAEDTFRPPWFHRNVASEFLGLVHGVYDAKAEGFLPGGASLHNCMSGHGPDAETFEKASHGDTSKPHKVGDTMAFMFETRNLIRPTRFALETAQLQAHYFECWQGLKKHFNPEQR